One genomic window of Sphingomonas sp. C3-2 includes the following:
- a CDS encoding nuclear transport factor 2 family protein, whose product MRKKITHYARCLILALCVPASPASAENGDGVRRDPAVVELLNRQALQQLVLRYARAVDRKDFDRLCRLYHPDAHHDHGGMFAGSPAEMVRWLRETMVDIETQHLIANSLFSIQGTQAQGEIYSVNFHYFPKSGRNYIAGGRYLDRYEKRDGIWRFKSRRRVIDWSEERPASSAQTAATLIRGAPYPNDPSYEFQLDAAEGDDTNCAAENRH is encoded by the coding sequence GTGCGTAAAAAGATCACTCATTATGCCAGATGCCTGATCTTGGCGCTGTGCGTCCCCGCTTCCCCCGCCTCTGCCGAGAACGGCGACGGCGTCCGCCGCGATCCTGCTGTGGTCGAACTGCTCAACCGGCAAGCGCTGCAACAACTGGTGTTGCGCTATGCCCGGGCTGTCGATCGCAAGGATTTCGACCGCCTTTGTCGCTTGTATCACCCCGATGCCCATCATGATCATGGCGGCATGTTTGCCGGCAGCCCTGCGGAAATGGTTCGCTGGTTGCGCGAAACCATGGTCGATATCGAAACCCAGCATCTGATTGCGAACAGCCTGTTCTCCATTCAGGGAACGCAGGCGCAGGGCGAAATATATTCGGTGAATTTCCATTATTTCCCAAAGAGCGGGCGCAATTACATCGCCGGTGGCCGCTATCTGGATCGTTATGAGAAGCGCGACGGCATATGGCGGTTCAAGAGCCGCAGGCGCGTGATCGACTGGAGTGAGGAGCGTCCGGCATCTTCCGCCCAAACCGCCGCAACTCTAATACGCGGCGCCCCCTACCCCAACGACCCCTCCTATGAATTTCAGCTGGATGCGGCAGAGGGCGACGATACAAATTGCGCCGCCGAAAACCGCCATTAG